From the Lathyrus oleraceus cultivar Zhongwan6 chromosome 4, CAAS_Psat_ZW6_1.0, whole genome shotgun sequence genome, one window contains:
- the LOC127075757 gene encoding zinc finger CCCH domain-containing protein 30, translated as MKTLTVNTEHSFSSLLEFASNDDIEGFKLLLDKEGASSINEVGIWYGRQNGSKKIVMDYKTPLMVAAAYGSIDVMKLILSYPEADVNFACGVNKSTALHCAASGGSVNVVDAVRLLITAGAHVSCVDADGNLPFDVIVVPPKLQRIKAVLEELLLDNGSDNGSVGEFFGPVSVDASSLGSLENEMPLPYSPSVSPPSPVANLKFTEKKEYIVDPSIPDINNSIYASDEFRMFSFKVRPCSRAYSHDWTECPFVHPGENARRRDPRKFHYSCVPCPEFRKGTCRRGDMCEYAHGVFECWLHPAQYRTRLCKDGTSCNRRVCFFAHVTEELRPLYPSTGSAVPSPRSSGSALNVMDMAAAMNLLPGSPSSVSSMSPHFAQPMSPSGNGISFSSVAWGQQNVPALHLPGNNLQSSRLRSSFSARDILPEDFSVLSDFDGQQHLMNDLSCFSQPHPGSCQSKALTPSNLEGLFSAEILSSPRYSDPPMPSVFSPSHKSAAMNQFNQHQNMLSPININMLSPKNVEHPLLQTSFGVPSLGRMSPRNVEPISPMSPRMSAFAHREKQQLRSISSRDLGPVSVEPMSPMSPRMSTFVHHEKQQQQLRSISSRDFGSNVPALVNGSPTSQRSKWGSPNGLADWSVNGDGLSCQMHSASSFERKINGEQEPDLSWVQSLVKDSSPEMIKEKFASSGPIASGDELNSNSQIESIDHSVLGAWLEQMKLDQLVV; from the coding sequence ATGAAAACATTAACTGTCAATACTGAGCATTCTTTTTCCAGTTTACTGGAATTTGCTTCTAACGATGATATTGAAGGATTTAAGCTGCTTTTAGATAAAGAAGGGGCTTCTTCAATTAATGAGGTAGGGATTTGGTACGGTCGGCAAAATGGGTCTAAGAAGATTGTTATGGATTATAAAACTCCTTTGATGGTTGCTGCTGCTTATGGTAGTATTGATGTTATGAAGCTTATACTCTCGTATCCGGAAGCTGATGTGAATTTTGCTTGTGGGGTGAATAAAAGCACTGCCCTTCACTGTGCTGCTTCTGGTGGGTCTGTTAATGTTGTTGATGCTGTTAGGCTTCTTATAACGGCGGGTGCCCATGTTAGTTGTGTTGATGCCGATGGTAATCTTCCTTTTGATGTCATTGTTGTTCCTCCCAAGCTGCAAAGAATTAAAGCAGTTCTCGAGGAACTTCTTTTGGATAATGGTTCTGATAACGGATCTGTTGGTGAGTTCTTTGGTCCGGTGTCTGTTGATGCTTCTAGTCTTGGTTCGCTTGAAAATGAGATGCCGTTGCCATACTCTCCTTCAGTGTCACCACCTTCTCCTGTGGCGAATTTGAAGTTTACTGAGAAGAAAGAGTATATAGTTGATCCATCAATTCCTGATATAAACAACAGCATATATGCAAGTGATGAATTTCGGATGTTTTCTTTCAAGGTCCGTCCTTGTTCTCGTGCGTATTCTCATGATTGGACTGAGTGTCCGTTTGTTCATCCAGGAGAGAATGCTCGGAGGAGAGACCCTAGGAAGTTTCATTACAGCTGCGTGCCTTGCCCAGAATTTAGGAAAGGGACTTGTAGGCGTGGAGATATGTGTGAATATGCTCATGGAGTATTCGAGTGCTGGCTACACCCAGCTCAGTATCGAACACGTCTCTGTAAAGATGGTACTAGTTGTAATAGAAGGGTGTGTTTCTTTGCACACGTTACGGAGGAATTGAGGCCATTGTATCCGTCAACTGGATCTGCGGTTCCTTCACCACGTTCATCTGGATCTGCTCTTAATGTGATGGACATGGCTGCTGCAATGAACCTTTTGCCCGGTTCACCCTCATCAGTCTCTTCCATGTCTCCTCATTTTGCCCAGCCAATGTCCCCTTCTGGGAATGGCATCTCATTTTCAAGTGTTGCCTGGGGACAGCAAAATGTTCCAGCTCTTCATTTACCAGGAAACAATCTTCAATCTAGTCGATTGAGATCTTCTTTTAGTGCTCGCGACATTCTGCCTGAAGACTTCAGTGTGCTTAGCGATTTTGATGGCCAACAGCACCTTATGAACGACTTGAGCTGTTTCTCACAGCCCCACCCTGGCTCTTGTCAGTCTAAAGCACTAACACCATCAAATCTTGAAGGGCTCTTTTCTGCTGAGATTTTGTCATCTCCCCGGTATTCTGACCCACCAATGCCTTCTGTTTTTTCCCCCTCACATAAATCAGCTGCTATGAATCAGTTTAATCAGCATCAAAATATGTTATCACCTATAAATATTAACATGCTATCTCCTAAAAATGTTGAGCATCCTCTGTTACAGACTTCATTTGGTGTCCCTTCTTTGGGTAGGATGTCACCTAGAAATGTTGAACCAATCTCCCCAATGAGCCCCCGAATGTCTGCATTTGCTCATCGCGAGAAACAACAGCTGCGGAGTATTAGTTCTAGGGACCTTGGTCCAGTAAGTGTTGAACCAATGTCCCCAATGAGCCCTCGAATGTCTACATTTGTTCATCATGAGAAACAACAGCAACAGCTGCGAAGTATTAGTTCTAGGGACTTTGGCTCCAACGTTCCTGCCTTAGTTAATGGATCCCCTACAAGCCAAAGGTCCAAGTGGGGATCTCCTAATGGGTTGGCTGATTGGTCTGTTAACGGAGATGGTCTAAGTTGCCAAATGCACAGTGCATCCTCATTTGAACGTAAAATCAACGGGGAACAAGAGCCTGATCTATCATGGGTCCAATCACTAGTGAAGGATTCATCACCTGAGATGATTAAAGAGAAGTTTGCATCTTCTGGCCCTATTGCATCCGGTGATGAACTGAATTCCAATTCACAAATTGAATCTATTGATCATTctgttttaggagcttggcttgAGCAAATGAAACTGGATCAGCTTGTAGTCTAA